AGGCCGTGAGGTTATAACGCTTTCCGACCTTTCAAAAGTGGACCTTAAAATATTCGTAGATGAGACTGAAATCGGTAAAGTCAAACCGGGTCAGAAGGTAGAGGTAAGGGTAGATACCTTTCCCGGCAAGGTCTATACAGGGCGCATTTCTTTTATCTCTCCCGAAGGTGAATTCACACCTAAGATCATCCAGACCAAGAAGGAAAGGGTCAAGCTTGTTTACCTGGTCAAGGTTTCTATCCCCAACCCCAACCTCGAATTAAAGTCAGGAATGCCAGCCGATGCCTGGTTACGATAAGTTTATTAAGGTAGATAACGTTTCGATGAGCTTCGGTCAGGCAGAGGCAGTCCACCAGGTATCATTTGCAGTAAACAGGGGAACTATATTCGGTCTTGTCGGTTCAGACGGGGCAGGCAAATCGACCCTCCTGAGGATGGTGGCGACAATGATCAAGCCGTCTTCAGGAAGTATTTTCATCGATGGACTGGATGTGGTAAACGAAAAGAAGCAGGTCAAGTCAATGATAGGCTATATGCCGCAGCGCTTTGGTCTGTACCAGGACCTTACCGTCGAAGAGAACATAGATTTTTTTATGGATATTTTTGGTATTTTTGGAGCGGAAAGGAAGAAGAGGAGGGCACGTTATCTCGCATTTTCAAACCTTCTCCCATTTGCCCGCCGACTGGCAGGCAATCTTTCCGGTGGTATGAAACAGAAGCTGGGACTTGCCTGTGTCCTCATCCACGAACCCAGGATACTCATTCTTGACGAACCAACGAATGGTGTAGACCCAGTATCCCGACAGGAATTCTGGGATATACTGACTCAGATGCGCTATGATGGTATGACCATCCTCGTTTCCACTTCATACCTCGATGAGGGTGAAAAATGTGACTATCTGGGTTTGATGCACCAATCACAGCTTCTGGATACAGCCACCCCGGCAGAGATTCGCTCCAATTTTTCCAGTCTGGAAGAAGCAATGATCCATCGCATTCAGAAGGTGGATAAGGAACTGCTTAATGACAGCTTCAAACTCTGATGCCATTGTTGTAAAAGACCTTGAAAAGCGGTTCGGTCAATTTGTTGCCGTCGATAGAATCTCCTTTTCCGTAAAGAAAGGAGAGATATTCGGTTTCCTTGGTCCCAATGGCTCAGGCAAATCAACTACTATCCGGATGCTCTGCGGTATAATCACTCCAACATCCGGTGAGGGAATGGTGGCAGGGCATGATATATTTACCGAATCCGAAGAAATAAAACAGTCCATAGGTTACATGTCTCAGAAATTTTCCCTTTATGAAGATTTAAACCCCCTTGAAAACCTCCGTTTTTATCTCGGAATATACAACGTGCCTCAGAACCAGTGGAAAGAACGGATTGAATGGATCATGGGTGTGGTCCGTCTCCAGGAGGTGCGACATCGGTATGCCAGGGAATTGCCACCCGGATGGCGGCAACGGCTCGCTCTGGGTTGTGCCCTGCTTCATCAGCCTGATATCCTCTTCCTCGACGAACCCACCTCAGGGGTTGACCCCATTACGAGGCAGCACTTCTGGACATTCATAGGACAACTGGCAGGGGAGGGGATCACAGTCTTTGTTACTACCCACTACATGGATGATGCCCGTAATTGCCTGCGAATTGTGATGATCAATGAGGGGAGGATAGTAGCAACGGGCAGTCCGGCGAAGATTATTAGCGAGACATGCCCGGATCTTCCTGCGGCAAACTTAAACGATGCTTTTATAACCTTAATGTCCCGAAAAAACTATTGAACCTTTTAAAG
This genomic stretch from Thermodesulfobacteriota bacterium harbors:
- a CDS encoding ABC transporter ATP-binding protein, which codes for MPGYDKFIKVDNVSMSFGQAEAVHQVSFAVNRGTIFGLVGSDGAGKSTLLRMVATMIKPSSGSIFIDGLDVVNEKKQVKSMIGYMPQRFGLYQDLTVEENIDFFMDIFGIFGAERKKRRARYLAFSNLLPFARRLAGNLSGGMKQKLGLACVLIHEPRILILDEPTNGVDPVSRQEFWDILTQMRYDGMTILVSTSYLDEGEKCDYLGLMHQSQLLDTATPAEIRSNFSSLEEAMIHRIQKVDKELLNDSFKL
- a CDS encoding ABC transporter ATP-binding protein gives rise to the protein MTASNSDAIVVKDLEKRFGQFVAVDRISFSVKKGEIFGFLGPNGSGKSTTIRMLCGIITPTSGEGMVAGHDIFTESEEIKQSIGYMSQKFSLYEDLNPLENLRFYLGIYNVPQNQWKERIEWIMGVVRLQEVRHRYARELPPGWRQRLALGCALLHQPDILFLDEPTSGVDPITRQHFWTFIGQLAGEGITVFVTTHYMDDARNCLRIVMINEGRIVATGSPAKIISETCPDLPAANLNDAFITLMSRKNY